One Triticum dicoccoides isolate Atlit2015 ecotype Zavitan chromosome 5B, WEW_v2.0, whole genome shotgun sequence genomic window carries:
- the LOC119305676 gene encoding serine carboxypeptidase 1-like: MRNTPLGLLLLVCVAALHADASQEAQLRRFIRSRRSSSNANNIDEPRVGITTTTRSPTEYYVHDLANLKAADKIHVLPGQPSGTIGLNQYGGYVTVHEKNGRALFYYFVEAASDAAAKPLLLWLNGGPGCSSLGYGAMMEVGPFRVNKDNRTLSENLHTWTKVANVLFLESPVGVGFSYSNTTSEYDSSGDKRTANDAFVFLLNWLKRFPEYKGRPFYISGESYAGHYVPQLAATILIHNLNSSTRTSINLRGILVGNPYLDANMNNKGKVDYQWSHGLISNEVRANITENCHLDKPGYTACVEDMIHGPHSNIDPYDVYEPVCLEGPIETRYHSRYIPRSYDICSDRYVYVYLNDPRVQKALHARSQEWQLCSSLNWMDAPASMVPTLKWLIEHHLPVWLYSGDFDSVCPFIATSYTIEDLGLDVTEQWRPWIVKDETGGFVQGYTGGLVFATVRAAGHAVPSYQPEAALMLVSSFLNGTLPPRDEGA; this comes from the exons ATGAGGAACACCCCCTTGGGTCTGCTCCTCCTCGTCTGTGTCGCCGCGTTGCACGCAGATGCATCGCAAGAGGCTCAGCTCAGAAGGTTCATCCGGTCTAGACGGAGCAGTAGCAATGCCAACAACATAGATGAACCAAGGGTAGGAATCACTACCACTACCCGTAGCCCTACAGAGTACTATGTCCATGACCTGGCCAATTTGAAGGCCGCCGATAAGATCCATGTGCTGCCGGGGCAGCCTAGCGGCACCATCGGCTTAAATCAGTACGGCGGGTACGTGACCGTCCACGAGAAGAACGGCCGAGCGCTCTTCTACTACTTCGTCGAGGCAGCCAGCGACGCGGCCGCGAAGCCACTCCTCCTGTGGCTTAACGGAG GTCCTGGCTGCTCATCGCTTGGCTACGGAGCGATGATGGAGGTGGGCCCGTTCCGCGTGAACAAGGACAATAGAACTCTCAGCGAAAACCTGCATACCTGGACCAAAG TGGCCAACGTGCTCTTCCTGGAATCGCCTGTCGGCGTCGGGTTTTCGTACTCCAACACGACCTCCGAATATGACTCCAGCGGGGACAAGAGGACGGCCAACGATGCGTTTGTCTTCCTTCTCAACTGGCTCAAGAGGTTCCCAGAGTACAAAGGCCGCCCCTTCTACATCTCCGGGGAAAGTTACGCCGGCCACTATGTGCCCCAGCTCGCAGCCACCATCCTCATCCACAATCTCAACAGCAGTACAAGAACTTCCATAAACCTACGGGGTATCCTG GTCGGCAATCCGTACCTTGATGCCAATATGAACAATAAGGGGAAAGTTGACTATCAGTGGAGCCACGGATTGATATCAAATGAGGTGCGGGCCAATATCACCGAGAACTGCCATTTAGACAAGCCAGGTTACACAGCATGCGTTGAAGATATGATCCATGGCCCTCATTCTAACATCGATCCGTACGACGTATATGAACCGGTTTGCCTGGAAGGGCCAATTGAAACACGGTACCACAGCCGCTAT ATACCGAGGTCGTATGATATCTGCAGCGATCGTTACGTATACGTGTACCTCAATGATCCTCGGGTGCAAAAGGCTTTGCATGCTAGATCGCAAGAGTGGCAACTCTGCTC CTCACTTAATTGGATGGATGCACCGGCCTCGATGGTGCCGACGCTCAAATGGCTAATAGAGCACCACCTGCCCGTGTGGCTGTACAG CGGCGACTTTGACTCCGTATGCCCGTTCATCGCCACGAGTTACACCATCGAGGACCTTGGCCTCGACGTCACGGAGCAATGGCGCCCGTGGATAGTAAAGGATGAG ACTGGAGGGTTCGTTCAGGGATACACGGGTGGGTTGGTGTTTGCAACTGTGAGGGCAGCCGGGCACGCGGTCCCGTCGTACCAGCCCGAGGCAGCGCTCATGCTGGTCAGCTCCTTCCTGAATGGAACGCTTCCCCCGCGTGATGAGGGTGCATGA